The Neodiprion lecontei isolate iyNeoLeco1 chromosome 2, iyNeoLeco1.1, whole genome shotgun sequence genome segment GCTGtacttaaaaatttcatagtaataaaattcgtatgaatattttatatttactttGCCATTGGCTCTGAACATTCAACAACTACGGCTCAAAAAACTGAACAATATGTCAACCGTGTGTAAATTTAATTACGCCTCAACTATAAgcacaattgaaaaatattcttttccaGTTTGTATTGAAGCATGATGAGTGGCGATCGTTACGAGAAGTTGAGCTGTTTCCAAGTTCGATGTGTCCTTCAAACCCAGCTACATTACCGCTGGTGAAGTCTTTGATACGTCAAATAGTGTCCTTTCATCCTGACATACAATATTTGCATATAGGAGCTGACGAGGTCTGGCACATGGGGTTATGTTCAGTCTGTATAAAAAGAGCCACTTCCAGCAAACATGGGAAGTCCGCGTTATTCTTGGAACATGTTTTAGCTGTCGCGCAACATATACAAGAGACATATCCGTATTTAAAAGTTATCATTTGGGACGATATGTTGAGAAACATAGACGTACAGGTCTTAAATGGTGCGTACGTATCTAAGATATAAATACTACTTTATTTACCTAGTTTGTTAGTATTCAACGtcatgagaaaaattttaagccAATTATCATCAATACAGAACCTTCTATTACAGAATCATTAGCATGCTTTGAGTTTATCTTGTGTTTAGCATAGACAATGTGTAATATCCTCTACTTAATATACTTTTATCATTTCAGAACATTATATTGGAAAATATGTTGAACCAATGATATGGCATTATAATTCCAGAGAGACTTTTTGTTTGCCAGTAGGTTAGTACTTTTCGAATGATGTATGTAGAGCCGATAGCAAATTTCCTGAATGTTTTGAATCTATTTATTGTGAGTTAAATAACATTGTAAGCATTACACAGACACTTATGTAATCAACTTTCAGGTTTATGGGACAAATATAgtgttatattttcaaatatctggGCTGCAACAGCTTTTAAAGGTGCTACCGGATCCTGTCAACACATACCCGTGATTCAACATCATATAAGTAACCACGAACGATGGTTAGAAGAGTTGAGTACTCATGTCAACAAAGTTTGTGAATTCCGTGGAACTGCATTCACCGGATGGTCGAGGCATGTGCCgttttgcttattttattatcacctatatatatgaataatatcagtcgattgtttttctttacttgTTCACCACCAAGACTATAGTTAAAATTATGCTGAACAGTCTGTGTAATGTATTTCAGATATGATCACTATGCCACAATGTGCGAGCTCCTGCCAACAGCAATACCATCTCTGGTGATGTGCTTAAAAGTCTGGCTGCACGGATATTCCGAAGAAAGACACCTAGAAGTAGCTAAAAGCTTGGGCTATGTAGACCATCCACTCCACATAGTGCCGCAACAGCGACCAGCTCCCATACCAAACAAATTGTTATTCCCTGGATGGCAGCTTGCAGTAGGAATCGAATGGTTCCTTAACTTCAGAACCAAGTTTCACCATGTCGTTGATAGCGATCAGTAAGGGCAGAATATTTGTACTTGTACATTATCAAGGTCTGTTCTAAAAATATGCCAATTCCTCAACAGAATAGCAACATGGATGAATCCTTGGCAAATTGCAAACAACTATACAAATCCTATGCAATTGGGGAGTTTGGTGACGGCTTTGAGCGAGTCAGTATTGTTTGCCTAAGTATTTTAGTGCACATTTTCCAACTGGTGTTAAGTTCAATCGAAAGCACTCAATGTATTTTGGATGTGACGTATTAGTTCTCTatgttttcataaaatttcagtttgttgTTGGAATTATCATCGCTGGAGGGCTATATCCGAGTTCAAATGGAagttattttgtttcaaccGACCCTGGAAGAATGGACTGGTACACATATTTATCCCCTGAAGAATAGATTGAAACAACTAAAACAAGATGCAGAGAATCAGTTGAAACACGGCTGCAGGGTGTGAAGATTAATTGTACCTCTTGACGAATTTTATTGGAATTGGGCAACACAATCACTTGAGGTGCTTCAAAGTAAAAAGACAACCAAATATCAAATTCATTCAATGAATTTTAGCGGCTAATAAGTTGTACAGAATTAATTAAAACTGGCCGAATCAATGCTTGAACGTGATATATTATAAGTATTAAACGTGCCATGTAATTATGAGAGGGGTAATAAACTGGATTTGTAATTAAGAAATATGCCACCGAGTTTGCTGAACATAATCATAAACAAACGATAGCACAGTATTTCGATATGCAAGGGTGTCAAAATTATATCGTCAATCTTAGACCTGCATATTTTTCTGGAATAAAAGTAGGCAGACTTTCGAACTTCTAAAATCTTTTTATATCCTTTGATGTGTCTGTCAAATTTTAGATCAATCTTTCGAAAATGCCCACAAACTTGTAGCAAATACTCGGTGAACTAACTCAATTCTAGTCTGTTAATTTCATATCGTAATGGTTATACGAAAAACAATGACAATATcgaatgtatgtacatacatacatacattcatGTATACATTCATATACTCATACATTAATTTATTAGCTGTCAAGAAAACAcacaataaaatatgaaaatgtataaattggagaaattaaatgaattcaGAAAGTTTAAGCTTAATTCAAgcatttgataaaataatgtaattaaaaGTGCCTATCATTTGGAGTACATTTATATGTTTTATGGAGTATTAGGTATTAGAAATGTCCAGACCAAGGGAACGCGATGAACAGGAGGCACTCAAGCTGGATGAGCAGTTCAAGGATTCTTTGGCTCGAGTTAGACCTTACATTTTAGCCCTCACAGCGCCTGAAGATGTGCAGCTCTGCCGGCTTTGGTTGGATAAACTGAGCTATGCCTCCACGCAACGTGCACTCAGGAATGAGTATCTGATGGAACTATGCTGTCAAGTGGAATCTGGACATGTAGGTGGGATGTTTAGCCAACCGCCGCCAAATGGACCTCTGCCAGTGTTAAGGAGATCGTATACTCCAATGGTACAGTATCTGAAGTGAAGTGGTTTAAAACAGAGTGTGACAAAGAATATTTGAACGAAATTTAGGTACACGGAAGTTCCTCGTGGAGCGAGTTATCAGATGCGAGCACAATCCCATATTGCGGATGGCCAAAGAATTATGCAAAGAGCATTCAATGCCAGTTCACCAGGAGTAAAATACCAAACCAAAAACGTGACACTGATTCGACCAGTACTGGTCGTTGCGGTCACATCACAAAGAATATCAGTGCATCTCGATGCTACGAGGGAAGTAAAGCGGACAAAAATCAAATCGCAATTTACGAACAAAGGATAGAGACCTTGACCACTATTGTGAAAGAACTGCAGATACAAAATGAACGTTTAAATCAAGAACTAAATCGTTTGCAACAAAATTCTACTGCAAAGGAAGTGCCTCACCTTCACGCTACTATCAAACAATTATCGGCAGAAATTGGAACGTTGAAAGCCAAGTGGGTAACAAAATCCGGTAATAAGCTATGTCTAATATGAATCATCAATTTTCTCATCTCTAGACTaatggaagtaaaaaaaatgaaggatTCTCTTGAGGCAAGCAATGAGGAAGCCCTCCTGCAATGTAAGCAAAgtatggatgaaaaaattacagagttGAATATG includes the following:
- the LOC107221948 gene encoding hexosaminidase D, with amino-acid sequence MDALTFGSHRLVHLDLKGAPPRVSYLEKLFPLLRSWGATGLLLEWEDTFPYNRELTQIGSNGPNSIANGYTMQEARQILQIAGESGLAVVPLVQTFGHMEFVLKHDEWRSLREVELFPSSMCPSNPATLPLVKSLIRQIVSFHPDIQYLHIGADEVWHMGLCSVCIKRATSSKHGKSALFLEHVLAVAQHIQETYPYLKVIIWDDMLRNIDVQVLNEHYIGKYVEPMIWHYNSRETFCLPVGLWDKYSVIFSNIWAATAFKGATGSCQHIPVIQHHISNHERWLEELSTHVNKVCEFRGTAFTGWSRYDHYATMCELLPTAIPSLVMCLKVWLHGYSEERHLEVAKSLGYVDHPLHIVPQQRPAPIPNKLLFPGWQLAVGIEWFLNFRTKFHHVVDSDQIATWMNPWQIANNYTNPMQLGSLVTALSDLLLELSSLEGYIRVQMEVILFQPTLEEWTGTHIYPLKNRLKQLKQDAENQLKHGCRV